The Stomoxys calcitrans chromosome 3, idStoCalc2.1, whole genome shotgun sequence genome includes a region encoding these proteins:
- the LOC106088540 gene encoding palmitoyltransferase ZDHHC3 gives MRFVKDPCGVVCLIITYLMVIYADYVVMRWIILQTMQTSIWAPIHVILFNTVVFLLALSHLKAVFSDPGTVPLPANRLDFSDLHTVGKNNGNSNNEWNWTVCTRCETYRPPRAHHCRICKRCIRRMDHHCPWINNCVGERNQKFFLQFLVYVGMLALYSVALVVGSWIYPCEECESDETLESQTRLLHSVILLLESALFGLFVLAIMVDQMHAILHDETAVEQAQQKGSYRPNRRKLYLLADVFGRGHPACWLCPCSSFNSSSSSLRYYDTPLLSHDV, from the exons ATGCGTTTTGTGAAAGATCCCTGCGGAGTAGTTTGCCTAATAATCACGTATCTGATGGTTATATACGCTGATTATGTTGTTATGAGATGGATAATTCTGCAAACGATGCAGACCAG CATATGGGCGCCCATACATGTAATATTATTCAATACAGTTGTATTTCTGCTTGCATTGTCGCACTTAAAAGCAGTATTTTCGGATCCGGGAACAGTTCCACTACCAGCTAATCGCTTGGATTTCTCTGATTTGCATACTGTTGGGAAAAACAATGGCAACAGCAATAATGAGTGGAATTGGACTGTTTGCACAAGATGTGAGACATATAGACCTCCGCGCGCACACCACTGTCGTATATGTAAACGATGTATAAGAAGGATGGACCACCACTGTCCATGGATCAACAATTGTGTTGGAGAGAGGAATCAAAAATTTTTCCTCCAATTCTTGGTTTACGTTGGAATGCTAGCGCTATATTCCGTTGCTTTGGTTGTTGGATCATGGATATATCCCTGTGAGGAGTGCGAATCGGATGAAACGCTGGAATCTCAAACAAGATT GTTACACAGTGTAATTCTATTGTTGGAGTCTGCACTTTTTGGTCTATTCGTGCTGGCTATAATGGTAGATCAAATGCACGCTATCCTACACGATGAAACGGCCGTGGAGCAGGCGCAGCAAAAGGGTTCATATCGCCCAAATCGACGTAAGCTATATCTACTGGCAGATGTTTTTGGCAGAGGCCATCCGGCATGTTGGCTATGTCCTTGTTCCAGTTTTAATTCCTCCTCATCCTCCCTGAGGTACTATGACACCCCATTGCTGAGTCACGATGTCTAA
- the LOC106088532 gene encoding signal transducing adapter molecule 1, whose translation MGIFGQSTGFDADVENATRESNTKEDWSSILDVCDKTSSNSRNAKDCLKAIMKRMGHNDPHVVMQAITLLDACISNCGKAFHLEVASREFQNEFVRLLGKAQPKVSARMCQVLKRWAEGDFKNDPELNLIPSLYAKLRQENYYDFNTTNNKPSKTSAKMPSASDTTANSQQEEDDLAKAIELSLKEVKNSPKHSSAATSGGVNQYPSLYPAVSSAATTSSNSQIEARKVRALYDFEAAEENELTFVAGDIIHVLDDSDQNWWKGYNHRGEGLFPSNFVSADLSVDPERLEINQQHKLKKSAQFEEDTKELQHKTEAAAAAAASQRIDIDEKKIDRLLHLINEANPEDPSQDTEEMLRLEQEVHQMGPLIDAELERVDRKHAQLSQLSSDLVDAINLYHSLMRDDRNSLGSPYGASMSGMPGLPNYHNMPQQPAHILYGTNTPFQGSFGPQMQSNLSSTPYPNPSANYQTMNISMPYQNSQPNTQTSTPQGITSQSNSQIIPQQPLSIPQTHPQPPIYLASNGQPQSSVNIGSSGDSQQHPSYQMLSHQYIPPQSPSITTNAIPTNQAPPSTQSSSQAPHTHFMSPQHLSLQQPQSYANGSSPQLLHSSHLYNTIMPNGQPNFMGTQSLPPTVPAASSLDQFSQLQQQMSNMSVATQPSYQTNVQQNIPVYQQR comes from the exons ATGGGTATATTTGGTCAATCGACTGGCTTTGATGCAGATGTGG AAAACGCAACGAGGGAATCAAATACTAAAGAAGACTGGTCATCGATTCTTGATGTTTGTGATAAAACCTCATCGAACAGTAGGAATGCTAAAGACTGCTTGAAAGCCATTATGAAGCGAATGGGCCACAATGACCCACATGTAGTTATGCAAGCCATTACATTACTAGATGCCTGCATTAGTAATTGTGGTAAAGCATTTCATTTGGAAGTAGCTTCCCGTGAGTTTCAAAACGAGTTTGTTAGGTTATTGGGCAAAGCCCAGCCAAAAGTATCAGCG cgaatgtgccaagtattgaAACGTTGGGCTGAAGGAGACTTTAAAAACGATCCTGAACTCAACTTGATACCCTCGCTGTATGCAAAATTGCGTCAGGAGAATTATTACGATTTCAATACCACCAATAACAAGCCTTCGAAAACCAGTGCAAAAATGCCTTCAGCTAGCGATACAACAGCAAATTCTCAGCAAGAAGAGGACGACTTAGCTAAGGCGATCGAATTGTCTTTGAAAGAAGTGAAGAATAGTCCGAAACATTCAAGTGCTGCAACCAGCGGCGGTGTTAATCAGTAT CCGTCTTTATACCCTGCTGTTTCGAGTGCCGCTACGACGTCTTCTAATAGTCAAATAGAAGCAAGGAAAGTTAGAGCTTTGTATGATTTTGAGGCAGCGGAGGAGAATGAACTAACTTTTGTCGCCGGTGATATAATTCATGTGCTTGATGATTCCGACCAGAACTGGTGGAAGGGGTATAATCATCGTGGTGAAGGATTATTTCCATCAAATTTTGTGTCTGCTGACCTATCCGTTGATCCCGAGCGCTTAGAAATCAATCAACaacacaaattgaaaaaaagtgcaCAGTTTGAGGAGGATACCAAAGAATTGCAGCACAAGACTGAAGCAGCAGCCGCTGCAGCAGCTTCACAAAGGATAGATATTGACGAGAAAAAAATTGATCGTTTATTGCATTTGATTAATGAAGCTAATCCAGAGGATCCATCTCAAGATACGGAAGAAATGTTGCGCTTGGAGCAGGAAGTTCATCAAATGGGTCCTTTGATAGATGCCGAATTAGAGCGAGTAGATCGGAAGCATGCGCAGCTTTCTCAATTGTCCAGCGATTTGGTGGATGCTATAAATTTATATCATTCGTTAATGAGGGACGACAGAAACTCTCTAGGATCGCCATACGGCGCATCAATGTCAGGAATGCCAGGACTACCAAACTACCATAATATGCCACAACAACCAGCGCATATCTTGTATGGAACGAATACACCATTTCAGGGAAGCTTTGGCCCCCAAATGCAGAGTAATTTGAGTTCTACACCCTATCCTAATCCATCAGCTAACTATCAGACAATGAACATATCAATGCCATACCAAAACAGTCAACCAAACACACAAACATCTACACCCCAAGGAATAACTTCGCAATCTAATTCCCAAATCATTCCACAACAACCACTATCCATACCACAAACTCATCCACAACCACCAATTTATTTGGCATCTAATGGACAACCGCAATCATCAGTTAATATTGGATCATCTGGAGATTCTCAGCAACATCCCTCCTATCAAATGTTGTCTCACCAGTATATACCTCCACAATCCCCTTCAATCACTACAAATGCAATCCCTACTAACCAGGCCCCACCTTCTACACAATCCTCCTCACAAGCTCCACACACTCATTTTATGTCTCCACAACATCTCTCACTGCAACAGCCTCAGTCTTATGCAAATGGATCTTCCCCACAACTTTTGCATAGCTCACACCTTTACAACACCATCATGCCAAACGGCCAACCTAATTTTATGGGAACACAATCCTTACCACCGACTGTACCAGCTGCTAGCTCACTAGATCAATTTAGTCAACTGCAACAACAAATGTCGAACATGTCGGTTGCAACACAACCTTCATACCAAACCAATGTGCAGCAAAACATTCCAGTGTATCAACAACGGTAA